AGCTTCGAGTGACGCGGCAGCGCCGACACCCGGCCCGAGCCAGATGAATCTGACCTCTATAATGTCGGCTCATGGCTGCAAAGTCTTCGCCGAGACTCTGCTAGGCTCCGACGCCGAGAAAACGTACGACGACAATATCGACGGCGGATTGACAGTGTTCTGCCCCGGCGACGACGCCTTCAAAAACTTCTTGCCCAAGTACAAGAACCTAACGGCGTCAGGGAAGCAGGATCTGTTAGGTaccctgtttttttttcctggttttttttatgttgaatttatgtcaagtttttttttttttatctatcatTTAGAggatgaatcggaaaagtaaaaattactattaaaagcaaaacaaaatacgaaagacaaaaaaaaaaattcgagaaCTGTATTTTAGTGTTTCTAATATTACTTTTTTACTAGTTTTTGACTGAAGTCgataattatatattttttctttcatattgTCGTCGAGACAAGTGCGTAATTAATAACAAGAAATTTGGTGGAAAGCTGTACAAAAGATTACGAAAAGTCTGAAGTTTTCGGaagctttttctctctcttagcACGGTTTTAATAAACTTATCTTTAGTTATTATTCCATTTACCTCTCCTCGTTTATTATTCTagaaacctccctcaaaacatTTTACCAAACAACATACCTTCTTCCAAATTATTGTTTCGTCGTATTAATTCCGTCTTTGTTGAATTTTGGTTAGATCCATATTAAACGTTTTGGATTGACCATTCGGTCTGATCCATTCGTTTTGACGAGAGCAGTGTAAAAAGCAAAATCttgtggggaaaaaaataagacggaaaaggtttaaaataaaatacaggGAGTGATTTTCGaaccctcttttttttataaccgtaCTCTCCCcatttatctttatttatttgaagGTACAATATTATTcataaaagatctcatttttTTGCACATTTAAGGACAATATTGTATTTTTACGTAACTAAAAAGACAAAAGGGAGAGCGAGGTTATAAAAAAGCAATGCGAAAATCATTCACATAAAATgccttttttgttgtttttgttttacaacTTTGATTTACATTTGTGTGCTTTttaattctctattttttttgtcaagagaAATGATGCATCGAAaaattagtattattattacCAAAAGTTCATTAACAAATTATGAGAAATGAATAATCAATTTAATTTAATCTCATTTTCTTAGAGTTTCACGCCGCTCCGGTGTACCAATCGATGGCAATGTTAAAATCCAACAACGGTCTGATGAACACTCTGGCCACCGACGGAGCCAACAAGTACGATTTCACGGTACAGAACGACGGCGAGGTAGTGACGTTGAAGACAAAGCTCGTGACGGCAAAGATAACAGGGACGGTAATCGACGAACAGCCGGTGGCGATTTTCTCGATCGATAAAGTTCTGTTGCCGAGGGAGCTCTTCAAGGGTCTGGCGCCGACTCCCGCTCCGGCGCCGGCGCCGGATACAGTGGCTGATGCGCCGAAGCCGGCAAAGAAGGGGAAGCACCTGTCGCCGCCCGCGGCAGATTCCCCGGCGGATTCGCCCGACGGAGACGCGGCTGATCAGACTGCGGATAGCAGCGGTGCCGTTAGATTTAACGGCCCGAGATTTATTGCGGTGGGGTTGGGTCTGTGCTTGGGTTTACTACTACAGCTGTGAGTTTCTGgattgggaattttttttttttttacttttttttattagtagaGAAATAAGTACTGCCTTTTACGGCTATTTGTTTTCATGGTATAttcctatttattttttcttttattggtttttCTGTGTggctctcttttctttcttttttcttttcaaaacttttgtgGTGTACGATTGTGATTTGTGAAATGATTGAACTAAGTTAAGGGACGTTGTGGTAGTCATTTTCAATGATTGGGAGAATTGGATGTATTTTGACAAGGGCCCGTAGTTGAATCTCGACTCTTCATCTTAACAATCAATGGTTTAAATTTGTTAAAGTATACTTCTTGCGATCACTTAGATTGCCCTTTGTAGTCTAACACCTCCTTTGGATGGAGCGACTTCgcgagaaaagaaaggagtttGAGGGGGAGAGGAACACCTCTGGCGTTTGGATGGTGTAGCaggcgagagagggtgagaaAGGGAGGGAGACGAGAACCCTTTACACCTCCGTTTTCGTTTCTCACCGATTTTGGTGCGATTCCATGAGAGAAGAGTGCGTGCGGGCCACGGAGTGATGTGCAGTCGCCGGGGTTGAGAGACAGACACCCCCTTTGGTCGCCGGAGATGGGAGACAGTGTGTTTGGTCGTGGGAGTTGAGAGATCTTGGTCGCCGCAGCTTTGCCGGAAATTGCCCTCAGAATCTGATTTCTCACGATTGTTTGGTTGGGGTGTGGTTGGGATGGTGAGAAAAcacaactcttttttttcttctctcactaATAAGAGAGACcactcccctttcttttcttctctcaccccTCCATCCAGAGGAGCTGTAACTCTAGAAGGTAGACAAGCCATATTCTTTCGACTAATTGTATGTTCATTTTCGATGGAGATAAAAACTTAATGTCCAAACCTGAACTGAACCATGTTTGTTTAGCCAATAACATCGCCCTC
The sequence above is drawn from the Rhododendron vialii isolate Sample 1 chromosome 6a, ASM3025357v1 genome and encodes:
- the LOC131329719 gene encoding fasciclin-like arabinogalactan protein 1, producing the protein MQLPTVATGTTVLSLLLILLSLSLPPTSSAHNITKILEKFPDFSTFNHYLTATHLAPEINSRETITVCAVDNAAMSDLLAKHPSIYTIKNVLSFHVLLDYFGAKKLHQITNGTALAATMFQATGTASGSSGFVNITDLKGGKVGFGAEDNGGNVDAVFVKSLDEIPYNVSVIQISKILASSDAAAPTPGPSQMNLTSIMSAHGCKVFAETLLGSDAEKTYDDNIDGGLTVFCPGDDAFKNFLPKYKNLTASGKQDLLEFHAAPVYQSMAMLKSNNGLMNTLATDGANKYDFTVQNDGEVVTLKTKLVTAKITGTVIDEQPVAIFSIDKVLLPRELFKGLAPTPAPAPAPDTVADAPKPAKKGKHLSPPAADSPADSPDGDAADQTADSSGAVRFNGPRFIAVGLGLCLGLLLQL